Proteins encoded in a region of the Ranitomeya imitator isolate aRanImi1 chromosome 9, aRanImi1.pri, whole genome shotgun sequence genome:
- the LOC138648718 gene encoding phospholipase A and acyltransferase 3-like, producing MPLEGPSPKPGDLIEFIRPLYQHWGIYVGGGKVVHLTDQDGYSSLSSAFGGTAVVREDSIELVADGCIYRVNNKYDKKRDPYPPGKIVNAARREVGKKMNYSVTSANCEHFVTVLRYGSGYSDQVDDAKMYATGGILGMAAIAAVALVATQRNHQKKY from the exons ATGCCATTAGAG GGTCCTTCACCAAAACCAGGCGACTTGATAGAATTTATACGCCCATTATACCAACATTGGGGAATATATGTCGGAGGGGGAAAGGTGGTCCATTTAACAG ATCAAGATGGTTATTCCAGTTTATCCTCGGCCTTTGGAGGTACGGCTGTGGTGAGAGAAGACTCAATAGAGTTGGTTGCTGATGGCTGCATCTACAGAGTCAACAACAAGTATGACAAAAAAAGAGACCCTTACCCACCAGGAAAAATTGTAAATGCAGCTCGAAGAGAAGTGGGGAAGAAAATGAACTATAGCGTCACCAGTGCCAACTGTGAACATTTTGTGACGGTACTGCGATATGGTAGTGGCTATTCTGACCAG GTAGACGATGCAAAGATGTATGCAACTGGAGGGATTCTTGGAATGGCAGCGATTGCCGCTGTGGCATTAGTTGCTACGCAAAGAAACCATCAAAAGAAATATTGA